In a single window of the Cervus elaphus chromosome 1, mCerEla1.1, whole genome shotgun sequence genome:
- the TSKU gene encoding tsukushi isoform X2 gives MGGWGDRQRLKTDPSQGWAERAGPQAKRLGEESPTMPWPLLLLLLLATSRAQTTRPCFPGCQCEVETFGLFDSFSLTRVDCSGLGPHIVPVPIPLDTAHLDLSSNRLETVNESVLAGPGYTTLSGLDLSHNLLTSLSPTAFSRLRYLESLDLSHNGLAALPAESFTSSPLSDVNLSHNRLREVSVSAFATHSQGRALHVDLSHNLLHRLLPHSSRTGWPAPTIQSLNLAWNRLRAVPDLRGLPLRYLSLDGNPLAAIGPGAFEGLAGLTHLSLGSLQGLPQLAPHGFHELQGLQVLDLSSNPRLQWAGPEVFSGLGSLQELDLSGTGLVPLPEKLLVHLPALQSISVGQGVQCRRLVREGTYPRQPGFTPKVALHCIDIQELAARGSNTL, from the exons atgggtgggtggggggatcggCAGCGCCTGAAGACTGACCCGAGCCAAGGCTGGGCAGAGCGTGCCGGACCCCAGGCGAAGCGGCTGGGAGAAGAGAG CCCCACCATGCCGtggcccctgctgctgctgctgctgctggccacGAGCAGGGCCCAGACCACCCGGCCCTGCTTCCCCGGGTGCCAGTGCGAGGTGGAGACCTTCGGCCTCTTTGACAGCTTCAGTCTGACACGGGTGGACTGCAGCGGCCTGGGCCCCCACATCGTGCCCGTGCCCATTCCCCTGGACACAGCCCACCTGGACCTGTCCTCAAATCGGCTGGAGACAGTGAACGAGTCCGTGTTGGCAGGGCCGGGCTACACCACGCTCTCCGGCCTGGATCTCAGCCACAACCTGCTCACCAGCCTCTCGCCCACGGCCTTCTCCCGCCTCCGCTACCTGGAGTCGCTCGACCTCAGCCACAACGGCCTGGCCGCCCTGCCCGCCGAGAGCTTCACCAGCTCGCCCCTGAGCGACGTGAACCTGAGCCACAACCGGCTCCGCGAGGTCTCCGTGTCCGCCTTCGCCACCCACAGCCAGGGCAGGGCGCTGCACGTGGACCTCTCCCACAACCTCCTCCACCGCCTGCTGCCCCATTCCTCGAGGACTGGCTGGCCGGCGCCCACCATTCAGAGCCTCAACCTGGCCTGGAACCGGCTCCGCGCCGTGCCCGACCTCCGGGGCCTGCCCCTGCGCTACCTGAGCCTGGACGGGAACCCGCTGGCAGCCATCGGCCCCGGCGCCTTTGAGGGGCTGGCGGGCCTCACTCACCTGTCGCTGGGCAGCCTGCAGGGTCTCCCCCAGCTGGCGCCCCATGGCTTCCACGAGCTGCAGGGCCTGCAGGTCCTGGACTTGTCCAGCAACCCCAGGCTCCAGTGGGCGGGACCTGAGGTGTTCTCGGGCCTGGGCTCCCTGCAGGAGCTGGACCTGTCGGGCACGGGCCTGGTGCCCCTGCCCGAGAAGCTGCTCGTCCACCTCCCCGCACTGCAGAGCATCAGCGTGGGCCAGGGCGTGCAGTGCCGGCGCCTGGTGCGGGAGGGCACCTACCCACGGCAGCCTGGCTTCACCCCCAAGGTGGCCCTGCACTGCATAGACATCCAGGAGTTAGCCGCCAGGGGCTCCAATACCTTGTGA
- the TSKU gene encoding tsukushi isoform X1: MPWPLLLLLLLATSRAQTTRPCFPGCQCEVETFGLFDSFSLTRVDCSGLGPHIVPVPIPLDTAHLDLSSNRLETVNESVLAGPGYTTLSGLDLSHNLLTSLSPTAFSRLRYLESLDLSHNGLAALPAESFTSSPLSDVNLSHNRLREVSVSAFATHSQGRALHVDLSHNLLHRLLPHSSRTGWPAPTIQSLNLAWNRLRAVPDLRGLPLRYLSLDGNPLAAIGPGAFEGLAGLTHLSLGSLQGLPQLAPHGFHELQGLQVLDLSSNPRLQWAGPEVFSGLGSLQELDLSGTGLVPLPEKLLVHLPALQSISVGQGVQCRRLVREGTYPRQPGFTPKVALHCIDIQELAARGSNTL, translated from the coding sequence ATGCCGtggcccctgctgctgctgctgctgctggccacGAGCAGGGCCCAGACCACCCGGCCCTGCTTCCCCGGGTGCCAGTGCGAGGTGGAGACCTTCGGCCTCTTTGACAGCTTCAGTCTGACACGGGTGGACTGCAGCGGCCTGGGCCCCCACATCGTGCCCGTGCCCATTCCCCTGGACACAGCCCACCTGGACCTGTCCTCAAATCGGCTGGAGACAGTGAACGAGTCCGTGTTGGCAGGGCCGGGCTACACCACGCTCTCCGGCCTGGATCTCAGCCACAACCTGCTCACCAGCCTCTCGCCCACGGCCTTCTCCCGCCTCCGCTACCTGGAGTCGCTCGACCTCAGCCACAACGGCCTGGCCGCCCTGCCCGCCGAGAGCTTCACCAGCTCGCCCCTGAGCGACGTGAACCTGAGCCACAACCGGCTCCGCGAGGTCTCCGTGTCCGCCTTCGCCACCCACAGCCAGGGCAGGGCGCTGCACGTGGACCTCTCCCACAACCTCCTCCACCGCCTGCTGCCCCATTCCTCGAGGACTGGCTGGCCGGCGCCCACCATTCAGAGCCTCAACCTGGCCTGGAACCGGCTCCGCGCCGTGCCCGACCTCCGGGGCCTGCCCCTGCGCTACCTGAGCCTGGACGGGAACCCGCTGGCAGCCATCGGCCCCGGCGCCTTTGAGGGGCTGGCGGGCCTCACTCACCTGTCGCTGGGCAGCCTGCAGGGTCTCCCCCAGCTGGCGCCCCATGGCTTCCACGAGCTGCAGGGCCTGCAGGTCCTGGACTTGTCCAGCAACCCCAGGCTCCAGTGGGCGGGACCTGAGGTGTTCTCGGGCCTGGGCTCCCTGCAGGAGCTGGACCTGTCGGGCACGGGCCTGGTGCCCCTGCCCGAGAAGCTGCTCGTCCACCTCCCCGCACTGCAGAGCATCAGCGTGGGCCAGGGCGTGCAGTGCCGGCGCCTGGTGCGGGAGGGCACCTACCCACGGCAGCCTGGCTTCACCCCCAAGGTGGCCCTGCACTGCATAGACATCCAGGAGTTAGCCGCCAGGGGCTCCAATACCTTGTGA